A region of the Pseudobacteriovorax antillogorgiicola genome:
ATTACTCTGTTTCGGAGTTTGGAAAAAATAGGTCTTGCATAGGTCTGCTGATTAACGATTCGGAGGATCTAAGTCGCGGATGGAAGGATAGTGGCGAACCTGTGATATGTACCAGCCCTAGTGATGATTGGAATGCTATAGATGCGAATATTGCGTTTGACGAATATGGAACGCCATGGATGTCGATTGGAAGTTTTTGGAGTGGATTGAAGATACTAAGGCTCGACGGGGCCACTGGAATGCCAGCGGATCATGGTATCACAAGCATTGCGACAAGATTGACAAGTGGGCGCGCGATAGAAGCTCCCTTTATCCATTACAACAACGGTTACTATTATCTTTTCGTTTCCTTCGACTATTGTTGTAAGGGTGCTGACAGTACTTACCGAATTATGGTTGGTCGATCAAAAAATATTGATGGCCCCTACTATGATAAAAGTGGAAGGTCGATGCTGCAAGGAGGAGGATCATTGCTCTTGCAATCTGGTGACCGTTGGCGTGGGCCAGGTCACAATGCAATTTTTGCAGAAGGCGAGAGTACATATCTCGTTTTTCACGCTTACGATCGCGATGCGAATGGCCTTTTTTCTCTTAAAATTGCAGATATCATCTGGGATCAAGACGGTTGGCCGAAAACCATAAGCCTTGATTGATTTCACCTCTAGGTAGGAACAGGGGCTCCGGCCGCTGCCGGCCCCCCTGCCTCCGCCTTGCCCTCGATATGATTCACATAGTAGCGCTGCGTTGGGTAGGCGAAGTCGATGTCATCATGCTTGGCGAATGCGTCGAGGACACGCTTCCACACGCGCTCCTCCACAACACGCTTCTCCCTTACCCGACACAGAAACCTCAGCGTTAGCACCACTCCCGAATCTGCCACTGAAGTGAAAACCTTGGGTTCAAAATTGTCGAAAGACAGTCGCATGGTGCGTGCTGCT
Encoded here:
- a CDS encoding family 43 glycosylhydrolase — encoded protein: MGYQSSEGGYFTIVSKLSQMALDVWEFSMENDGDIRQWHFTGNANQQWQFKRISQSEEVGEPKEYPLEGEIFGVHDPVMIKTDLGYYVFSTGEGILSRHSTDKQSWNFLGHLLKPLPQWVLDRFGDIHIWAPDVAKFAGQYHLYYSVSEFGKNRSCIGLLINDSEDLSRGWKDSGEPVICTSPSDDWNAIDANIAFDEYGTPWMSIGSFWSGLKILRLDGATGMPADHGITSIATRLTSGRAIEAPFIHYNNGYYYLFVSFDYCCKGADSTYRIMVGRSKNIDGPYYDKSGRSMLQGGGSLLLQSGDRWRGPGHNAIFAEGESTYLVFHAYDRDANGLFSLKIADIIWDQDGWPKTISLD